In one Nicotiana tomentosiformis chromosome 6, ASM39032v3, whole genome shotgun sequence genomic region, the following are encoded:
- the LOC138894531 gene encoding uncharacterized protein: MAKSSITVPQKKNASSSRPAGDKIPVEPRPEECVPGGCVLTSDFKIDKTSSVPGRCLGKDAVMRPLSSEEETSIPTPKLAKDKKRKKTSSSKDPEPKKKAARKPKKNIILLIEDSVRRLREKDEEEEEDDSELVARVGISTEARKATESVKAAETPSQDEGAKKIEDLEARLASKLAKAKSEAEKSKADVDAIVAVYRADAEATQVQAREVAETAQTRAHWIAELTKCQSRRETLEEIHARGFDLTDEIVNVREHEADVGALASFDDDDDGDGSNNGSENREDLDGEEAAPEEN, encoded by the exons atGGCGAAATCGTCAATAACTGTTCCTCAAAAGAAAAATGCTTCTTCATCGCGGCCGGCCGGCGACAAAATACCGGTGGAGCCGcgccctgaggagtgtgttcccggggggtgCGTCCTCACTTCCGACTTTAAGATTGACAAAACTTCGTCGGTCCCTGGTCGAT GCCTTGGTAAAGATGCTGTCATGAGGCCCCTATCTagtgaggaggagacttcgatccCGACACCGAAACTGGCGAAGgataaaaagaggaaaaagacctCATCCTCCAaggatccagaacctaagaagaaggcggCTCGTAAGCCAAAGAAGAACATCATCCTTCTGATCGAAGACTctgttcggcgtctaagggagaaagatgaagaagaggaagaagatgacTCTGAGCTGGTGGCCCGAGTGGGAATAAGCACCGAGGCCCGAAAGGCCACTGAATCGGTGAAGGCTGCAGAGACTCCATCTCAAGATGAGGGG gcaaagaaaatagaggatctcgaggctcggttggcttccaaacttgcaaaggccaaatctgaagccgaaaagtCAAAGGCCGATGTAGATgcgatcgtggccgtctaccgggccgatgctgaagccacTCAAGTCCAAGCTAGAGAGGtagccgagaccgctcaaactcgagcacattggattgctgaactcaccaaatgccaatctcggagggaaaccctcgaggagatccacgctcgaggtttcgatcttaccgacgagATAGTAAATGTTAGAGAGCATGAAGCTGATGTTGGAGCGCTGGCCTctttcgatgatgatgatgatggtgatggcAGCAATAACGGGTCCGAGAAtagggaggacctcgatggagaagaagctgcccctgaggaaaattag